A genomic region of Denticeps clupeoides chromosome 9, fDenClu1.1, whole genome shotgun sequence contains the following coding sequences:
- the slc4a10b gene encoding LOW QUALITY PROTEIN: sodium-driven chloride bicarbonate exchanger (The sequence of the model RefSeq protein was modified relative to this genomic sequence to represent the inferred CDS: inserted 1 base in 1 codon) gives MDAGDHGAQMEPLLPTVASPTGRSVRNDDEAVVDRGGTRSIPNANFEKEELEGHRTLYIGVHVPLGRKTRRRHRHHGHRHRKRSRERDSGLYDGRESPTYNTPSQRVQFLLGTEDDDEEHIPHDLFTELDEICLREGEDAEWREAARWLKFEEDVEDGGERWSKPYVATLTLHSLFELRSCILNGTVLLDMRAGSLEEIADMILDQQEGVGPLGDEVRKRVREALLKQHHHQNQKKLANRIPIVRSFADMGKRQSESNSTDKNGQMIPPQAHLTANDGKAEVSRENSAVDFSKIDLHFMKKIPQGAEASNILVGELEFLDKPVVAFVRLSPAVLLNGLAEVPITTRFLFVLLGPLGKGPQYHEIGRSIATLMTDEVFHDVAYKAKDRNDLLAGIDEFLDQVTVLPPGEWDPSIRIEPPKNVPSQEKRKIPTGPSDATDMGEAEEPGGHGGPELQRTGRLFGGLILDIKRKAPHYVSDYTDALSLQCLASFLFLYCACMSPVITFGGLLGEATEGRISAIESLFGASMTGIAYSLFAGQPLTILGSTGPVLVFEKILFKFCKENDLSYLSLRTCIGLWTAFFCLVLVATDASSLVCYITRFTEEAFASLICIIFIYEALEKLIHLGEHYPFNTNNNLDKLTQYSCACIEPQDPSNATLKYWEENNITVTEIYWEALEVKDCIEKRGEFVGKACGPHGPYVPDVLFWCVVLXFSTVAMSAFLKEFKTSHYFPTKVRSIISDFAVFITILTMVLVDYALGVPSPKLKVPSVFKPTRDDRGWLINPVGPNPWWTIIISCIPALLCTILIFMDQQITAVIINRKEHKLKKGCGYHLDLFMVGVMLGVCSVMGLPWFVAATVLSISHVNSLKLESECSAPGEQPKFLGIREQRFTGLMIFLLMGCSVFMTSVLKFIPMPVLYGVFLYMGASSLRGIQLFDRLKLFGMPAKHQPDFIYLRHVPLRKVHLFTIIQFSCLVLLWVIKTSRAAIVFPMMVLALVFIRKLLDFIFTKRELSWLDDLMPESKKKKLEDAEQEEEQSILAEEEGIVQVPMEGHYKDDPSIVNISDAMSKGSFGNTWNIINTDNAKNNPHIKSPIS, from the exons GCCACCGGACTCTGTACATCGGGGTGCATGTCCCTCTGGGCAGGAAGACCCGTAGGAGACACCGTCATCATGGCCACCGACACAGGAAGAGGAGCAGGGAGAGGGACTCCGGGTTGTACGACGGCAGGGAGTCGCCCACATACA ACACCCCCTCTCAGAGAGTGCAGTTCCTGCTGGGCACCGAGGACGATGACGAAGAGCACATCCCCCACGACCTCTTCACCGAGCTGGACGAGATCTGCTTGCGAGAGGGCGAGGATGCAGAGTGGCGGGAAGCTGCCAG GTGGCTGAAGTTTGAGGAGGACGTCGAGgatggaggagagaggtggagtAAGCCGTACGTAGCCACCCTCACCCTCCACAGCCTGTTCGAGCTGCGCTCCTGCATACTGAACGGCACGGTGCTGCTGGACATGAGAGCCGGGTCCCTGGAGGAGATCGCAG ACATGATCCTGGACCAGCAGGAAGGCGTCGGCCCGCTGGGGGACGAGGTGCGGAAGAGGGTGAGGGAGGCTCTCCTCAAGCAGCACCACCATCAGAACCAGAAGAAGCTCGCCAACCGCATCCCCATCGTGCGCTCCTTCGCAGACATGGGCAAGCGGCAGTCCGAGTCCAACTCCACCGACAAGAATG GTCAGATGATCCCACCTCAGGCCCATCTTACGGCCAATGACGGGAAGGCCGAAGTGAGCAGGGAGAACAGTGCCGTGGACTTCAGTAAG ATAGATCTGCATTTTATGAAGAAGATTCCACAAGGGGCGGAGGCCTCCAACATCCTGGTGGGAGAGCTTGAGTTCCTGGACAAGCCGGTGGTGGCATTCGTGCGCCTCTCTCCTGCCGTCCTGCTCAATGGCCTTGCGGAGGTTCCCATTACCACCAG GTTCCTGTTCGTTTTACTTGGACCTTTGGGAAAGGGTCCGCAATACCATGAAATAGGGCGCTCTATTGCAACCCTCATGACAGATGAG GTCTTTCATGATGTCGCTTATAAAGCAAAGGACCGCAACGACCTCCTTGCTGGGATTGATGAATTTCTCGACCAAGTCACAGTCCTCCCGCCGGGGGAATGGGACCCGTCTATCAGAATAGAGCCACCGAAAAACGTCCCTTCACAG gagaagaggaagatCCCAACTGGGCCCAGTGATGCCACTGACATGGGAGAGGCCGAGGAACCCGGGGGTCATGGCGGCCCTGAGCTGCAGCGCACAGGACG GCTCTTTGGAGGTTTAATCTTGGACATCAAACGCAAGGCACCACACTATGTCTCAGACTACACCGATGCCCTGAGCCTGCAGTGCTTGgcctccttcctcttcctctattGCGCGTGCATGTCGCCCGTCATCACGTTTGGGGGTCTGCTGGGGGAGGCCACAGAGGGACGCATA AGTGCAATTGAATCCCTTTTTGGCGCCTCGATGACGGGCATCGCTTACTCCCTGTTTGCCGGGCAGCCGCTCACCATTCTGGGCAGCACAGGGCCCGTCCTGGTGTTTGAGAAGATCTTGTTCAAGTTCTGCAA GGAAAATGACCTGTCCTACCTCTCCTTGAGAACATGCATCGGCCTCTGGACGGCTTTCTTCTGTCTGGTCCTGGTGGCCACGGATGCCAGCTCGCTTGTCTGCTACATCACACGCTTCACGGAGGAGGCCTTCGCCTCGCTCATCTGCATCATCTTCATCTACGAGGCTCTGGAGAAGCTCATTCACCTGGGAGAGCACTACCCCTTCAACACGAACAACAACCTGGACAAGCTCACGCAATACTC ATGTGCATGTATTGAGCCTCAGGATCCCAGCAACGCCACCTTGAAGTACTGGGAGGAGAACAACATCACTGTCACAGAGATCTACTGGGAGGCCTTGGAGGTCAAG GACTGCATAGAGAAGCGAGGGGAGTTTGTGGGCAAGGCCTGTGGCCCTCATGGCCCCTATGTTCCTGATGTCCTCTTCTGGTGTGTCGTTC TTTTCTCCACTGTCGCCATGTCGGCTTTCCTCAAGGAATTCAAAACGAGCCACTACTTCCCCACTAAG GTGAGGTCAATTATCAGCGACTTTGCTGTGTTCATCACCATTCTCACCATGGTACTTGTCGACTATGCCCTTGGGGTTCCCTCTCCCAAACTTAAGGTTCCCAGTGTGTTTAAG CCAACAAGAGATGACCGGGGCTGGCTGATCAACCCCGTGGGCCCAAACCCGTGGTGGACCATCATCATATCCTGCAtccctgctctgctctgcacCATCCTCATCTTCATGGACCAACAGATCACTGCAGTTATTATCAACAGGAAAGAGCACAAACTGAAG AAAGGCTGCGGTTACCACCTCGACCTGTTCATGGTCGGGGTGATGCTGGGCGTCTGCTCGGTGATGGGGCTGCCCTGGTTCGTGGCGGCAACGGTGCTCTCCATCTCCCACGTCAACAGCCTGAAGCTGGAGTCGGAGTGCTCCGCCCCTGGCGAGCAGCCCAAGTTCCTGGGCATCCGGGAGCAGCGCTTCACCGGCCTCATGATCTTCCTGTTGATGGGCTGCTCCGTCTTCATGACCTCCGTGCTCAAG TTCATTCCAATGCCTGTGTTGTATGGAGTGTTCCTGTACATGGGTGCATCATCGCTCAGGGGAATACAG CTATTTGACCGTCTGAAGCTCTTCGGGATGCCAGCCAAGCACCAGCCCGACTTCATCTACCTGCGCCACGTCCCCCTGAGGAAGGTCCACCTCTTCACCATCATCCAGTTTAGCTGCCTCGTTCTCCTGTGGGTCATCAAGACCTCGAGGGCAGCCATCGTTTTCCCAATGATG gTGCTGGCCCTGGTTTTCATTCGGAAGCTGTTGGATTTCATCTTCACCAAACGAGAGCTGAGCTGGCTGGACGACCTGATGCCGGagagcaagaagaagaagctaGAGGACGCCGAGCAAGAG GAAGAGCAGAGTATTTTGGCCGAAGAAGAGGGAATAGTACAAGTGCCAATGGAGGGACACTACAA GGACGACCCCTCTATTGTGAACATTTCGGACGCAATGTCGAAAGGCTCCTTTGGAAACACTTGGAATATTATCAACACCGACAATGCTAAAAACAACCCACATATAAAAAG cCCAATTTCCTAA